The proteins below are encoded in one region of Equus caballus isolate H_3958 breed thoroughbred chromosome 16, TB-T2T, whole genome shotgun sequence:
- the SPATA12 gene encoding LOW QUALITY PROTEIN: spermatogenesis-associated protein 12 (The sequence of the model RefSeq protein was modified relative to this genomic sequence to represent the inferred CDS: inserted 4 bases in 4 codons; deleted 4 bases in 2 codons; substituted 3 bases at 3 genomic stop codons) — translation MTPQALGLSKQKDGEHSGFDWGPKSSSALTCGPTLEKSGDTWEMEMKAMTSSSFGVPWPPETLGHPTXHPNKPSLCQGPRVQLGAASAXPELPFHGDVHQDEAFXRHLKIPVSLDITXINFWGRSSSPPCLLTQPSRTPGRHTGQVIHHSTPHIPGLEDGDSKRACATGXLXKLYEDVSAEPSSTRHSHSDKLAFIEGYYVSSSSTXYSNTCMHAHAHIHTAKTNENLASSESW, via the exons AGCATTCTGGTTTTGACTGGGGCCCCAAGTCTTCTTCTGCCCTGACTTGTGGGCCCACCTTGGAAAAGTCAGGAGACACCtgggaaatg gaaatgaaggcaaTGACCTCCTCCAGCTTTGGTGTTCCGTGGCCACCAGAGACCCTGGGGCATCCAA AACATCCCAACAAACCGTCCCTGTGCCAGGGACCGCGCGTTCAGCTGGGagcagcctctg tcccagagTTGCCATTCCATGGGGATGTGCACCAAGATGAGGCCttttgaagacatttaaaaatacccGTCTCTCTTGACATCA GAATAAATTTTTGGGGAAGATCCTCCTCACCTCCATGTCTCCTGACACAACCGAGCAGAACCCCAGGAAGACACACAGGT CAAGTTATTCATCACTCCACACCTCACATTCCTGGTCTGGAAGATGGAGATAGTAAAAGAGCCTGTGCCACAGGATAGCTGTAGAAATTATATGAGGATGTCAGTGCAGAGCCCAGTAGCACAAGGCACAGCCATTCAGATAAACTGGCATTTATTGAGGGCTACTATGTCAGTTCCTCTTCCA TATATTCCAATACATGCATGCATgcgcacgcacacatacacactgctAAAACCAACGAGAATCTTGCATCATCTGAGAGCTGGTAA